The following are encoded together in the Bradysia coprophila strain Holo2 unplaced genomic scaffold, BU_Bcop_v1 contig_94, whole genome shotgun sequence genome:
- the LOC119085479 gene encoding uncharacterized protein LOC119085479 has product MTIQTSDQGPKKNCCPYCNKLQSKFARHIVDMHSDKPDVLELSKLSKGSKERKLRIDAIKKIGNSEHNSNPKLNKNLIIPSRRSNAKYNRKASDLDVCYECLGTYFKKSIAKHVCSRKVIKGDRSSAQLNRLVAGRIHERASASLHDITSVMLDDDIANTAKYDCLLVVYGNELCEQFGYEPHHKIVRDRLRMLSRLLVQLKRIEPDITDFASLYHPKYCDVVLEAIREDSGFRSSDRQFQKPWNATKSVTEVKRVGRVLSEECISKQNKELKEQTNDFLALFQSRAAIRVNKLARTTIITRIRNKEEDLPTDDDIQHFQRFLDKKRKQHFDDLKNEYTFAKWINLSEVTMVSLILFNRRRVGELENALTSEYTKRRRVTNKNDQLFRALTAEGKERVERYSRMNVRGKLENRAPIMLDPELEECVDIILYYRDKAGVPKENDLLFALPAINNRKKSHLMGSSTVAKLSVQCEADNPKTLRGTKFRKHFATFCATKELNDNILTDVAKYLGHSLLIHKEIYRGNDLNREVARMSALFEEASGHNEMHSENIVNSTQVDNEYTVGHAEINSGGSTWRRTR; this is encoded by the coding sequence GttcaaaagaaagaaaactaCGGATCgacgcaataaaaaaaattggaaactcCGAGCATAATTCTAATCCTAAACTGAACAAGAATCTAATCATCCCCAGTCGACGGTCGAACGCTAAATATAATCGGAAGGCTTCGGACCTCGATGTGTGCTATGAATGTTTGGGAACGTATTTTAAGAAGTCGATAGCAAAGCATGTATGTTCACGGAAGGTTATCAAGGGCGACCGTTCTTCAGCTCAGTTGAATAGATTGGTTGCAGGGCGTATACACGAGAGAGCTTCTGCATCTTTGCATGATATAACGTCGGTCATGTTGGACGATGATATTGCGAATACGGCCAAATACGACTGCCTATTGGTGGTTTATGGCAACGAATTGTGTGAACAGTTTGGGTACGAGCCGCACCATAAAATTGTTCGAGATCGACTGAGAATGCTTAGCAGACTGCTGGTTCAATTAAAACGAATCGAACCAGACATTACCGACTTTGCTTCACTCTATCATCCGAAGTACTGTGATGTAGTCTTAGAAGCAATTCGCGAAGATTCAGGATTTCGCTCATCCGACAGACAGTTTCAAAAGCCATGGAATGCCACAAAATCGGTCACGGAAGTAAAACGTGTTGGGAGAGTTTTGTCTGAAGAGTGTATTTCTAAGCAAAACAAGGAATTGAAAGAGCAGACGAATGACTTCCTGGCTTTGTTTCAATCGAGGGCTGCCATAAGGGTAAACAAGTTGGCGAGAACTACAATAATCACCAGAATCAGAAACAAGGAAGAAGATCTACCAACCGATGACGACATTCAGCATTTCCAACGCTTCCTcgacaaaaaacgaaaacaacatTTCGATGACTTGAAGAACGAGTACACATTCGCCAAATGGATTAATCTCTCCGAAGTCACGATGGTGTCGCTGATACTTTTTAATCGTCGTAGAGTGGGAGAGTTAGAAAATGCACTAACGTCAGAGTACACCAAGAGACGACGAGTCACAAACAAGAATGACCAATTGTTTCGGGCATTAACTGCTGAAGGAAAGGAACGAGTCGAACGCTACAGCAGAATGAATGTAAGAGGTAAACTTGAAAATAGAGCGCCAATTATGCTTGATCCCGAATTGGAAGAGTGCGTCGatattattttgtattatCGAGACAAAGCAGGAGTTCCGAAGGAAAACGATTTATTGTTCGCACTTCCTGCAATCAACAACCGTAAGAAAAGTCACTTAATGGGCAGTAGTACGGTGGCAAAGCTCTCCGTTCAATGTGAAGCTGATAACCCGAAAACATTAAGAGGAACCAAATTCCGAAAACACTTTGCTACATTTTGCGCGACGAAAGAACTGAATGACAACATTCTCACCGACGTTGCTAAATATTTGGGTCACAGTCTGTTGATACATAAAGAAATATACCGAGGCAATGACCTAAACCGAGAAGTTGCGCGAATGTCAGCATTATTTGAAGAAGCTTCTGGTCACAACGAAATGCATTCCGAAAATATCGTCAACTCCACTCAAGTCGATAATGAGTATACTGTTGGTCATGCCGAAATAAATTCTGGCGGCTCTACCTGGCGACGAACTCGATAA
- the LOC119085469 gene encoding uncharacterized protein LOC119085469: MKMTSRKEDRKAHIVKILRTDKTKKQKLVDAADSMFKEYSNDWLEERRNINPDWQMIDFENGVINCPFCQTTITPQIRNTRKFYWNYTNIRRHLDLVHPTGGADDVDVNSVLETTLGETNSNSDDHAALTTSVASVGSSMRKLKVSLHRIEPAMYNNQRTNFPSIAAVT, translated from the exons atgaagatgaCATCCCGTAAAGAAGACCGTAAAGCTCACATCGTTAAGATTCTAAGAACG GACAAGACTAAAAAACAAAAGTTAGTTGATGCGGCCGATTCTATGTTCAAAGAATATTCTAATGATTGGTTGGAAGAA aGACGCAATATAAACCCGGACTGGCAGATGATTGACTTCGAAAATGGAGTGATAAACTGCCCATTTTGTCAAACAACGATTACTCCACAAATCAGAAACACTCGCAAATTTTATTGGAACTATACAAACATAAGACGTCACTTGGACTTGGTACATCCAACAGGAGGAGCCGACGATGTTGACGTGAATTCCGTTTTAGAAACCACGCTGGGTGAGACCAATTCGAATTCCGATGATCATGCAGCATTGACTACAAGTGTCGCATCAGTTGGCTCTTCTATGAGAAAATTGAAGGTCTCATTGCATCGCATTGAACCAGCTATGTACAACAATCAACGTACAAACTTTCCATCAATCGCGGCCGTCACCTAA